The DNA sequence TCCTTACAGCGTAGTACCCCACAAGATTCCCAACTGAGGTTTGCAGCAATGGTGGCACAATCTGTTTGCGTATGTTCACCGATTGTGACACCATTGACACCTTTGAAGCCCCTGAACTTAATTTTGATGCATTCATTGCACAACTCCATATGAGGCTAGTAACAGCTTCAACTCTTGTCGGTTTCTCAACACTTCCACTAGTGACTTTAGCTTTAAGATCCCTCATCCTTGGTCCATCAATAACAAATCTCCTTGTCacacactttcctatcttcatctCCACGGCAGGCCTCTGCACCGAGAAATCTCTAGGCGGGAATCGGATTGCTGCACTGCTGAAGTCCGGTACCACAGTGTCACCAATACCAAGAGATGTGGCAGCCCAAGCTTTGACGAAAAGGCCAAGAGTTGATGCATCAGCAAGCTTGTGTGAGAAGCACACGCCTATGGCCAATCCACCACACTCAAAGAAACTGGCTTTAACAAGTAAAAGAGGCCCAGTTGCTGCTTCAGAGGATCCAACCTCAATGGGAAGGAACAATTTTAGAAAATCAAAATCGGGTTGATGAAGGAAGGTTGAGAGAAGGGAGTTGACTTGAGCTTCAACGTAAATAGCCCCCTCATCATTGCAATCAATaaagatgttatctttgattCTTCCGGCAAGAGGGTAGAAGCGGGTTAAGGTTTCCGAGAGTGATTTCTTCAGCTGCTGAGATCTTTCCTCCGTCGCAACCCCATTGACATTGTTGGGGTAGAAAAGAACCAGAGGACCATAGGCTACTGGAGCAAGCTGATCCAAAAGAGAAAGCTTGAACCTTTTGAGGTAGTGGGGAGTTGGAGAGGATGGTTTTATGATTTCCTTCTTGGTGATCTCAATGTTCATCACTTGAGCCATATTTTTGCTCCTGCTTTAGGATTGAGGTCTAAGATCTTGATCAAGCAGGAAGACTGttaaaacaataatgcacatttgaaatttcaaacaatATGTTTGA is a window from the Malus domestica chromosome 16, GDT2T_hap1 genome containing:
- the LOC114822151 gene encoding BAHD acyltransferase At5g47980; translation: MAQVMNIEITKKEIIKPSSPTPHYLKRFKLSLLDQLAPVAYGPLVLFYPNNVNGVATEERSQQLKKSLSETLTRFYPLAGRIKDNIFIDCNDEGAIYVEAQVNSLLSTFLHQPDFDFLKLFLPIEVGSSEAATGPLLLVKASFFECGGLAIGVCFSHKLADASTLGLFVKAWAATSLGIGDTVVPDFSSAAIRFPPRDFSVQRPAVEMKIGKCVTRRFVIDGPRMRDLKAKVTSGSVEKPTRVEAVTSLIWSCAMNASKLSSGASKVSMVSQSVNIRKQIVPPLLQTSVGNLVGYYAVRTDESGIELKELVSQMRKAMIEFNENHPKRLKGENMFEVICEYFKEIGSIMRRDDINFFICTSVCNFGIYEIDFGWGKPIWATIPGGTLKNVATLMDTIERDGVDAWISLSEEDMAIFERDPELLAFASVNPSVFEPVTRSSSL